CTCTTAACTCTTCTGGGAGGGCTCATTTCTCTTTCAGAGCTGAGGACTCTGAACATAGACATGCCTAAGGGGAGGGGACCTGGACAGGTGTGGCCTGTGCCTGGGACAAGGGCCAAACGGGACCTCCTGGCCTAAGTCCTGATCTGAATACCAGCTTTGACCCCACAACTCCTAGCCTCCAGTGGAGGTCTGCCAGTCTGATCCCAATGCTCCTCCTTGGCTTCCTCAGTCCCTCTACCTCCCAGGACCAATGGCTTCAATACAGGGCAGGGCATTTAGCCCTAAAGGAGGCTCAGGGCTAAGCAGTGGTAAGGGAGGGACCCTCCCAGAGTCTTGAGCTGACAACCCAGAGGCTGTGCTagtgggaggggaggatgggctCTGTGTCCTACAGTCATTCTCCACAGTGCTGTGAGCCTGCCAGCCTGTCCTGTCCACCTCTTCAATGGATTGCCCCTGCCCATAGTGTTGGAAGCTTCCTTTCCCAAGGATTCTGGGAGTCCTGACAGCTGTGTGTAGAGTGAAtcttcacttcctctctctgcaaGGGTTTAGCTCCACCCAGGATCTCATTCCTCTAGGCCAGCATTTCTCAAACTGTAGCCTGCATCAcaatcacctggaggacttgttgAAACAGATGGCTTGGCTCGACCCTTAGAGTTTCTGATTCGGTAAACCTGAGCTGACCCTGAGAACTTATAgatctaacaagttcccaggtgatactgaggCTCCTGGTCAGGACCACTGTGCAGTGAAGGATTAACTCCGCAGGTCTGGGTTGTCCAAACCCCCCACATTCCAAAGAAAGGTTTAGCCCTTGCCTGGCTCCTGAGACATAGCCCCTAAACCTGACCAGGGATATCCTGCCTGATAAGAGTGTCTCTGTTTACCTGGGTCCCATGGGTCTTGTGGTATCAGTTGAGCCTTTAGATGGGCTGAAGATGAGTTACTAAGGTCAGCCATGTCTAAAGGAGCAACCTCCAGTAAACATGGGACACCAAGATTTGGCTCAATTTTCTTGGTTGGCAATAATTTATACAACTGGAAACAGACCTCTTATTGGTGATACACTGTTGCTGGGAGAATTAAGTGCTGTCCCTGTGACTCCCCTGGGAGAGGACAAGTGGCAGCTTGCAGCTTGTCTCTCCTGGACTCTGTGCTCTTTTATCCTTTGCTGACTTTAAtttgtatcctttcactgtaataaactataaccGTAAGTTTAAAAACTTTACTGAGTTCCCGTGTTCCAGCCCATGACAGAACCTCTGGGTGGTTTTGAGGATACCTGATGacaaccacactttgagaaccactgctctgtgcTGCAGGATCAACCTCTCTAGGCTTTAGGGTTTGGGGCCCCGTCACCAATGAAGTGCCTTATAACCTGGCCTGAGGGGCCTCTTTGCGGAGTGCTTTGCAGGGTTGTGAACTCCCCAGAAGCCTGGGTGTTGCTTTGTGGGGGGTCACCCTGAACAGTCCTCCTGGGTCACACTGGGCCTTAGTCTCCCCATTGTAAATGGGGCTTTGGAGCAGTTCTGTTTACCTGAGGGTAACAGGGGCCCCAGAGCCTCCCCATTTGGCAAAGCTGATGACGAACATGCTGGGCTGTGGCCAGGGACAGTTTATTTCACCGTCTCCCTACTTCCAGTAGCCAGGCCTGCCCGTTACATCCCTACTCACCTGAGCCGGAGATGCTGGGTGCCGCGGCCCAGAGGTTTCAGTAGATCCAGCCACTCAGTGCTGCTCCTCCTGGGACCACCTTCAGGGCAGTGGCCCATTTCTCACAGTACCtaggccctccctgccccatcctgccCTGGCTTAAGTCCTCGAGCCAACACAGGGAAGAAGGCCCCTTGGCGCCTGCTGGTTATGTGGCTTTATTCACAGACTCAGCACTTGCTGAGGTTGGGAGGAAAGAACATTTGGGGCCAGGCTGAGCCTGGAGATAAGGGTGGCTGGGAGGCCATGCATGGGTCAGACTGGGGAGCTCACAGGAGAGAAACTGTCAGCTGGGCCAGGCCTGTGGAGGGGGTTGCCAGAGGCAGgcagcatgcaggaggtctggCGAGATCTGATAGGGCAGATCTTTCCGGGTGGCGCCTgtgagccagggagggagggactgagggTTTCTCTGGGGCAGGGGGTACAGTTGTGGGGCTGGAGAGCAGTCACCCTGCCCCTCACTCCCAGGGAAAAGACATAATGGGACAGTTGGGACCACTGGTGCCTGGTCCTGGTGCTGCCTTGGGACTTGATGTGTGACTGACCAAGCTGGTCCCTTCTGATGTCATTGTCCTGCTGATGCTTGGACATTTGTCTTGGGGATGACCCACGCAGGGACATTCCAGGGACATGTGTCAGGTGGATGGACAATCCTGGAGAGTGTGCTTAGGGCCCAGCAGAGTGGGctgtgcctggggagggaggaggtccCCAGTGGGGGGGTGCTCCCTGGAGCCAAGCTTTTCTCTCTATGGTTGGTGTCAGTTCCCTgctggcggtggggaggggggtgccaTCTCCCACTGCATGCAGGCCAGCCCCTGGGCCAGGGATAACTGCACAGTTTACCTCTTTTCTCCTGGCCCTCCCTGCTGGCTGGCTCTGGACAGACTTCCTGCCTAACACAAACAAGGAATCCAAAGCCCGGATCCTCCTCCTGGGCCTTCTTCCTGGTGAAGAGCCCATTCCCTCCCAGCAGGGAACAGAAAAACCCATTCCCCGGGTTCCCCTCCCTGCAAAGTGTGGAAAGTCGGCAGGGTATCTCTGGGCTATGCAGGATGGTGACCTGGGGGCCCCAGGTCTGAGGTCAGAGCCCTGCTTCCGACCAGggactggggtggagggaggcaggcgAGGGGTCCATCAGCACTGGCGGGAGGGGGTGCGGTGCACAGAGCCAGGGCGCTTGGGGATCTTGCGCCAGCGACGCTTGTCCCAGCGGCAGAGCAGCAGCAGGCGGAAGGTGTCCCGGAAGGCTTTGTTGCAGAGCGCGTAGCACAAGGGGTTGATGGTGCTGTTGACGTAGCACAGCCAGTAGCCCAGCTCCCACAGGGTCTCGGGAACGCAGTCCTTGCAGAAAGTGGACACCAGCACCATGATGTTGTACGGCGTCCAGGTGAGGATGAAGGCCAGCAGGATGGCGCTCAGGGTCCGAGCTGCCTTCTTCTCCTTGACCAGCGAGAAGGTCTTGCGCTTGGCCAGCTGCTCCTTCCCACGGGGCTTCTGGCTCTTGCCCGCTCGCTCACGCCCCTTCCGGGTCGGCCTCTTGACCGTATTCGGGGAGCTCCGGGGCGGCTGCTTGGCGGGGGCCTGCGCCTCGGGGTCCACCATGGGCATCTTGATCACCACCTCGGAGCCAGGCTCCTCACCCTCCGAGGATGTGAGGGACTCCATGGAGCCTtcgtcctcctcctcttcttccttccagctGTAGGCCTGTAGCAGCCGGGGGGCCCGGCAGCAGCGACAGCAGCGCCCCGGAGGGGTCTCCGGGGAGCCCTCAGCCCCCGGCTGGGACCGCTCtgaactgctgctgctgccgcccccCTTCCCGGGTGTCTCGGAGCCCTGCAGGGCCGCCAGCTCCCGGGCCCGGTTCTCCGTCTCCCGGTAGATGCGCCAGTAGAGCGTGCACATGACCGTGACGGGGAGGTAGAAGGCGGCCATGGCCGTGCCAAAGGTGATGATGGGCTGGGAGAGGAACTGGATGTAGCACTGCCCGGCCAGTACCGTCCGCTCCCCTACCAGATATTGCCAGAAGAGGATGGCCGGGGCCCAGAGGACGAAGGAAACCAGCCAGGCCAGGCCTATCATCAGTGCTGCCCGGCGTGGGGTGCGCTTGGCGCGGTAGCTCAGGGGCCGGGTCACGGAGAAGTAGCGGTCAAAGCTGATGAGCAGCAGGTTCATGACGGAGGCATTGCTGGCCACGTAGTCCAGGGCCAGCCAGAGGTCGCAGGCCAGTGTGCCCAGAGCCCAGTGGCCCATGAGCAGGTACGTGGTATAGAGGTTCATGGAGACGGTGCCAATGATGAGGTCGGCACAGGCCAGGCTCAGCAGAAAGTAGTTGTTGACTGTCTTGAGCTCCGTGTTGACCTTGAAGGAGATGAGAACCAGTAGGTTGCCCGTCACCGTGGCCAGTGACAGGAGGCCTGTGGTGATCCCAATGAAGGCCACTTGCCAGGGACCCTTTCCTGGTGCCAGGACGGTGATGTTGGGGCTGACGGCAGGTGGCGCTGAGGTATTCATGGTGGCTGGGTGGGGTCGGGGGGCAGCCCCTTCCTTGAGTTACAGGGCAGGGCTTCCTCAGGGGGTGGTCATGACCTGAAAAGAGAGGACATGGGCTTGGGTTGGGCCACTGGACGTCTCCCAGAGCCCGGAGTAGAAGGTGCTGGGAACGCAGCCTCTGCCCTCTCCGAGCTGCAGGCCAGACAACATCACCCCCATTAGTGGTGCCCACACCTGGTCATTTATAATGCACTTTCCCAGCCACAAATGGATTATGGATCTACCAGcagcatggggggagggggatggccTTGGAATCCAGAGACCTGAGTCCTCATTCCAGCCTCACCACTCAGACTTCCAGTCTCAATGTTCTCATCAGGAAATTGCTTTTAATGCCTGTCTTGCTTCATGCATGTGGCCGGATGAGGAGACTCGCTCTGTATAAGGTACTGCcaaattttcaaagcattttactCCATTTCATCAAAACGCTCCTTTACTGAGTAGTGACCACATGCCAGACACAGTGCCAAGCACTTAACTGAATTGTCTAATTTAATTGTTGAACATTTGTAGGGGGAACGTCTCTGATGATCCCTATTTCACTGAGGCACCCATGGCTCTGAGCAGCTACAAGGCGTGGCCACGGGGACCCAGGTGGTGAGGATGCTCAGAACCCACTTCTCTTGCTCGCTCTCTGAGGCTGTGAAGATCCAGAGGGATTCGTCCATCAAATAAGGACGgatgggaaggcaggggagggctCCAAAGAGGACAGGTGGAAAGAGATGGGAGCagaggggctgtgtgtgtgtgtgtggggggggaagATGCAGTCTGGGGCTAGATAGGACCCTCTGTGAGAACAACAGGGAAAGTCATACTGGACGCGGACACTTGCCTGGATATAAAAGATCTGGAGTAAAAGCAGGCAGCAGGGGCGAGGGCCTCAGCTCCGGGATAAGCGGGAGTCTGGCCCCAGCTGGGGCGTGGGAGGccccctccatctccccactCTGTTCCCGGGCCCCAGCTGAGTGGGGGGCAGCAAGGGGAACAGGAAGATCCCCCAGACTTTTCCTGAAGCTGGAGTCCAGCCCAGGCACTAAGGGTGGGTAGAGAGAAAAGCCAGGACTCTTAGCAGCTACCGGCCGGGCAGAGGTCCCCGCCGCTCAGCCGTGGCCTTGCTGCTGTATGTGCTATGTTTTGTCTGGGTCCCTCCTGTTCTGGGCGTCAGGCACTCATTTGTTTACTGAAGACATCGAGGTCTTCAGTTACCTGTGGCTGTGGCTCTAGGTGCTGTGTTGTTGGAAAAATTCTAAGGGAGAAATGCTGGGCAGGGATCCAGCAAGCCCTACTGTTCCTTGGGACCTGGTCTGTGACAGAGAGACAAGAGTGCTGTGTTTGCGAGGGGGGTTGCTGTGCGATGGATGGCCTCAGTGGTGTGTGGCTGTGATGGTGTGTGACCCGGAGTGTGTGCGGCTTGGGGTGAACTGTTGCCAGGAGACAGTGACTCCCAGTGCGAGGGGTTCCGAGTGTGACAGAACAAGCCAGAAAGGCTGTGGCTGTCAGTGCTCGTGTGCTGGGGACAATCTGCACATGAGGGGGCTCATGTGACATCCTGGTTGAAGGACCCGGACTCTGGGTTCAGACTGTCTGCACTTGACTATCCAGGCTACACCGTGTACTGGGTGTGTGGTCTCCACTAGTTATGTAactgctctgtgccttggtttcctcaactgATAAATGGGGATAATGCTAGTCCCTGGCTATAAATCGAGGAATTACTGTGAGACTTACAGAGTCAATAGATgtaaaagtgcttagaatagcCCTGGTCCATGGTAAGCACTAAGTTCccactgactctttttttttttcactttcctattcctggtttaaacattttttttaattatatttttttaattgaagtatagtcagtttacaatgttgtgtccatttctgatgtacagcatcatgcttcagtcatacctatacatacatatattccttttcatattctttctcattataggttgctacaagatccCATtgacacttttttcccccaaataattttattttatttttctggcagGGGGaggcttatttattatttatttaaatggagatactggggactgaacctaggaccacgtgcatgcttaagtgtgctctaccactaagctgtaccctcccccacccattgATTCTTAACACCAGTAGCAATGCCTAGGAGTGTCTGCCActttgattaaaattttctaatgctaTGACAACAGCAACTAATAATAACAATGGTCACTGCAGTTCTTTAGCATCCCTGAGTGCCAGTTAAAGTACTTCTCTACTTAACAGGGAACCTATGACCTAGGGGTTGCTCTTctctccatttgacagatgaagaaactgaggctgagaaaagcACCagaatttgcccaagatcacacaggtcAGGTAGGAACCAAGATTGGAGCCCAAGCAGTTTGTTCCAATGCAACTTTATTTATCAGAACGGATGGTCAGTCTGGGGGCCAGAGTTTTGCccatttgaattttcaaaaagtattacattaaaatattatttatcttggttATGGAGTTTTGTTGCATCCTCCTCCCCTAATTGAAGTTGGGCCCTGGGCGGGAGGCTGTGATCAGATTGCGTGCGCTGGGGCTTTCCCTGTGAGGGCTTTGGTGGAAACCAACCTTGACAGGTGGCCCTGCACAGCCCTTGTCCCTTTGATCTTATGAACTCAGGGCTGTTTAATGCCCTTGAAAGAAACGGAGCAACTAAGTAAGGCCCAGAGCACAAGGGGAAGACGGCATCGTGTGGCCCAAGGTCTCCCGGCTCCTAGGCTGAGTGCTGGCCCCTGACACCCCAACCCCCAGGTGCCTCAGAGCAGCTCTGAAGCCCCGAGTGGCCCCCTGAACAAAGACTTGCAAAGGCTGAGTCAGAAGAGGAGCCTGTGGGCCTGAGAGGCTGCACCTTCCGCAGCTGCAGGGGTCTCCCGTCTGCCTGGGCACGGTGCAGCCATCAGTGCTGGCCACTCTACCATCGTACTTGGTCTCTTCACCACATCAGGGGTAAGGTTAGGGTAAGGAGAGTGAGGCACTAGCCTTGGGTGCATAATTTAAGGTGATGCCCCCAAACTCAGTCatcaagaaattttaattttaattcagtatttaAAGGGTAGAAATCAATGCAAAACATCGATCCTGAACACAATTTTAAACAGACAGGACCAACCCTGCCCTTGCATAAACACTCCTATCACCTATCCTCAGCTTAATCCTGGCCCTGGTTCTGATGAAACttgatttacaaaaacagaccACCTGTGGGCTGCAGGTTGctatttgatttataaaaatattacattataatattatttatgttgATTAGTGAAGGACTTTTGTGCCCCTCCACCCTTAAATTTTGCTCCTTGGTGGGTACCTCACCCTAATGCCAGCATTGTGGACCACAGCCCTGTGTTTGAATTTCCAAGCTGTCCCTTCCTAGCTGCGTGATCATCTGCAATGACTTAACCTTTCCTTGCCTGCAGCCCCGCAGCCCCCAGCTGATGGGGATAATAGTATCCAAAGTGCCTGGCACTGAAATGACACTCAGAGTCCTCTGTTATTATCCCCAACTCCTCATTCCGATCCATGGCTCAGCCACCTCTcaccctgccctttcctctccagATACCAGATATGGCCCCTCTCTGGTCCCCAGATTGCTCATTTGTACAGTGTAGGGGTTGGGCCAGCCTGACATCTGGGGAGATTTTACAGGGTCCTGAAACCAACGTCTTAAGATGCTGAACAGAAAGGATCCAAGTCCCCAAGGCAAGGCTGCAGAGGCTGAAGGCTCACTTAGCTTCTCCCAGGCCCTGGACCTGCAGGCTCCAAGCTCTGTGTTCTTTCCACTTGGTGACCCTCTACGCCCCACCTATGAGCTGTGAGGGCTAAGTCCTCCCACTGGGGACagttgggggaaggagagggtagGGGTTCTGGGGAACTGGACTCTGGTTGTTGCCACGTCCTGGACCTTCTGAGCCCCTGGGATGCAGCCCAGCATCAATGACTCTGCCTCTCCTCCATAATCAGAAGCTGGGAGTCTTCCCCCAGACCCCTCTGGGACAGTAATTTGCTCTGGAGAAGGTccctgctgtgtgtccttgggcaagacTCCTTAACTCCTTACTAGAGGCAATCCTCTGCCTCTTCAAGGCTACACCAGGACGAGGGGGTCAGCCAGATGATGGTTGTGAAAGAACTCGGCTTCCAGTGATGTGGCTGATTCCCCTGCGCGGGATGAGCCCTTGGCTGAGAGTCAGGGTGCTGGGGTTCAGCagcagctccagaatttctacaGAGGAGGGGCTTGGGGTTGGCCATCTGGTTGAAAGGGAGGGGCTGGAAGCTGTATTTGCATAGGTATTCTGTGCAAACAtccatgggggttggggggttggTCAATGGGGATTgcaagggctggggggaggctcTTCAAGGAAGTCCTTGGGGCTGCATTTGCTTCAAGCCCTGTCTCTGCTCTTgtcttgctgtgtgatcttgggcaagtcattgtCCCAACCTGGTAACCTTTCAGTAGGTTGAGTGTCATGTGTAAGGGTGGGTGCCCTGTTGAGTGAGAATAAGACATGAGAGCGGGGAGTTTGTGGGGGTGGGTTGGACTCACCCTCTGAGGGTATCTAGGGTACAGGAAGTTGGTAAGGAAGCAGGAGGTGCTTTTCTGCCCAAGGCTGTTGCTTCCTGATGAAGGTCGTTGGGagcttttaataatattattaatattatcataGCAACTAATATTTACAGACTGCTTACTATAACCAGACATGGCTTTAAGCAATACACACATGATTTAATTGACCTGTTACAAAGCCTTGGGAAGTAGGTTCTGTTATCTTCAATTTGCAAAAGGCGCAATGAGGCTTTCAGACCCTAAGGAACTTACAGCTCATCAGTGATGCAatcaggatttggacccaggtaGTCTGCCTCCGGGACTAATCTCTTGGGCCTCTACTCTAAACTGCTTTTGTGGGCATGGGGGGCTCAACAGCCTCATTGCCCACCTTGACTAGCTTGGCCAAACCCTAGTCTGAATCAGTCAACAGCGAGGAATCAGCCCTTCCTTTAGAATCTGGcctgtgtgtgtgacagcctGTCATCTATCTGTGTGATGTATGATGTGGGAAGGGGGTGGCCTAGCGTAGCTCTctgagaggcagggtgggggctgtGTCTGCCTCATTTGCTGCTTTAatcccagtgcttggcacacagcagtAAATATCTTAGGAATAAATCCATGAATGTGCACATGGAGTCCTCCTGATTGACTTCAGGCCTATGGACATGAGGATGAGCCAGCCAGGTgtacgggggtggggggcttgaACCATCTCCAGAGTGTGGTCCACCTGCTCCCTCCGGTTCCTGCATCCCTTCACTTGCCAGGTCTCTGTCCCCTTGGTGAGGCCCTGCCTGGCTTGAAAGGCTGGGAGAAAAATAGCTAAGaacatcctcatctgtaaaatggatcaAGGAAACCCTGCCTCACCTGCTGCCGAGAAGGCACAGGCGTGGGAGGGCGCCTGTCAGCGTTGGAGGAGGAAACACCAGCCTGGGCTCAAAGAGTTAAGGGATGAGGTCAGAGCTTTCAGCACGGCAGACAGGCCGGCAGGCCCCATTGCTGACCGCCAGCGCCCTGGACCAATCCCCAGGGGCTGGGCATCTGGTTggtgagaggaagggggaggggagagattgCTGGGGAGAGGGATTCCTGAACACTAGGGTGTCCTGAATCTTATCACTGGCCAAAGAGTGCAGAAGGGGAGGCAGAAAATGAGGGGGTGCTGGGGAAGAGATTCAGGAGGGAGGAGTGAAGCCATCTTGTGGTTCTGGACCTGGAAGTTGGCAGAACCCTGCCTGGAGAGAACGGGCGATACTGGGGAGGAGGTACGAGACGGGGGCTGTGGGGTTGGGCAGCTGGGACCTCACATGTGCAGCGCGGGTGCTTCTCTGGCCAGGCCTCCTGACCCGTCCCTTCTGCTGGGGCCTTAACCCAGAAGCCAGCCTGTCAGAGGTGGCTCTTTCTCCTACCCCTGGGGTCAATTTTTCTCTGAAGGTAGCTCTTGACCTATTACAGGTGCAGAAAACTTCCACCTCTGATGCCTGGCCTTTGAAACCAGGGGGTAAACAGATACAATTGATCACCTTTTCAGGCTCAACAGTCACCACTGGGAGTGCCAGCTAGCCCTGGGGACGGCAGCAGCCATCAGTTAAATGCTCATAAATGTGCTGCTGAGCCGGAAGAGGAGCGTCATCCTTAGAATCAGTGCCAAATACTCTCACTGTTGATGGACCTTAACCAGTTGCCCAACTTTAGCCGGACCATGCCAGAGCCTGGCAGTTAGCAGGCTGGGCCCTAGACCTCTGCCAGGTGCTCGGCCCCTCATCCTCCACTCCGCATGCCCCCTGCTCTTCACTCCTTGCgctcccctccccatttcctttcctctctctccctcctgccctccctcccccatctttctAGGCATCACCATGGCATCACAGCAGAACAGAAACCCAGCGAGATATTCACCCACCTCTCCCCgccccgcctgcctgcctgccaccaGGAGCCTAAGCTCCCATCACAGAGCTTGCTGCTCTCCTGACCCTATCATCCTGCTCAAGGAGGTGGGAGTTCAGTGCTGCACAGAGGGTGAAGAGAATGGGATTCAAACCCCAACTGGACCCCTAAAAATCCCTTCTGTGACCATGAGCATGTCTCTTCCCCTTGctcagcctcagtctctccatctgtacaatggggaggTTCCTCTTGAGGTCGCATGTGATCTCTGCCTACCTGGTTCTTGACACTCTGGACTCCTCTTTGCACTTCAGGACCCAGTTCTCAGACCTCCAGGCCCTAGACGGGGAGCCAAGAGTCACATCTCCTGCAACCCCAACTCTCcatctcttttcctgccttcatggCGATGACAGCTTGCTTAGTGGCTGAGGTCAGGGGACAGATCAGTGAGCAGCTGATTACCCAGGGACAGGAGACTGTCCAGCTACAGGAGACAGTCTGACTCCTTCCGGCCAGTggggcaggaggccctgggtcaGTCTGGATGGTGCTGTAGGTATGTTCTGTGGAAAGAGGTAAATCCCTCTCCACTGGCACTGATAACCCCCAAGTAGCACTTGTGTGAGTGACCCAATGAAAgctgcccaccctctcctcaGTTGCCAGCTCTGGCAACTCTGCAAGAATCAGAGCTCCAGGTTTCCAGCCTATCCCCACATTGTGGACTCTGGGGTACTGGGATGGGTACCGGCATGGGTGCCTGTTAGTATCCATGCATTACCTGGACATAGGACTGAGACCTGCCCTGCGGAAGCCCAAGGTACTATGGACACAGGGAGGGCCCTCTGGGTCCCTGCACACATCAGGACCACATTCCCTGGCTGGCATGGCCGTCCATGTGCCCATTTGTCCCCCCGAGAGCCCTGGAGCCCTCGGTCTGGTCTCTTGCTGGCTTCTGGCCCGGCACCCACCTTAGCATCCGGCTTGTCCATCTGCCCAGCAGCCTGGTTCAGTCCATCTTGGAGGGGCTGAAGGTGGATGGGGGTGGTGGGATTCAGGGTTccctgagggaggagaggaggatgtTCTGGGACTGGCACCCTAATTAGGGGTTAcaccctggctccctgccctccccactctgtCCCTGGGGCTTGGGGGCTCTGCATGCTACATCGCAACCTAATCCTTTCTGGGCTCCAGGTCCAGTTTCCCAAGGGGGTCTCCATCTACTGTGCCAGCTGAACTCCAGAAAAACATTAGGTGTATACACTCGAAGCCGGGGTATTTGGAGCAGCCAGTGTCCAATGCTATGGAGCCCCCTTGGCCTCTCGACCCCTCctggccccctcctctctctggagTCCATCCCAATTTCCTTCTAGTCCTGGTCCCTGCCTTGCTCTCAGGACCCTGCTTCTCCTGCCCCTACCTTGGTGGAACCCCTCCCAAACCCTCCCAAATGTACTCACCATGAGAGGGGTCTGAAGGGTCCTCAGCCCCACTGCCTCTCCGGGGGCTGGCGGCGTCTCCAGGGACCCAAACACCTGGCTCCCGGGGGGAGCTGCACCCTGTGCTGGCAGCCGGAGAGGCACAGCCAGTGATTGGCATGTCCCACCCCCTGGCACGCCAGCCtggatggggggggggagggagaagggaaagagagggagggaggaaagagagaaaaggaagggagggggagctggagaGAAGCCTCAGGCAGCGTCCGGGGTTGAACTGGGTCCTGGACTGTGGCCCCCTCCTCCGCCAGAGCACCCAATTCGAGCCCCGAGAGGGAGGGGGTAAGACATGAGGAAGATGAGCCCAGGAAGGCTAAAAGTCCAGAATGGGAGAGAAGGCGGATACAGGGAGACAAACACCCACACCCAATGCACACAGACTCAgctgcacacatacacacccctcaCAAAGGCACACTGTTTCCCCCGGGTCCTTCCCCCACCCAGCCTTAGAGCCCCCAACCCGCATGCACCATGCCCCACCACACACGCCCCAGTATTCACATGCCTGCTTCCCTCACACACACGCCCTGCCCCCTGCACATGCCCACGcgcccacccacccagccccacacccTGCTTTTCCTCCCTGCTGCGAAGGAGCTAGATTCCTTCTGTTTGGAAATGACACATTGGGCCTCACGTGAGAGGCTCTAACTTGGAACAGACCCAGAGGGCTGGCGCACCCGCCCCGGGGCTGAGCAGAGAGGCGGAGCCCGCATGCTGGGCTGTGGGTTCTCGTCTGTCCCTGATCCACAGCCCGATGTCAGGGTACAGGGGTGTCTGGTTTGCAGGCACGAGTAGGGGTCCCGGTGCCTGCTCCATGCATTGCTGAGTGCCCTGCAACTGTGTGTCCCTGAGTACGCATGTCACCATGCAGCCTATATAAATGCAGGTGTCGCCCTGTCGGTCTGGAGCCAGGACGTGTGTGTCTGTATTCGG
This Camelus ferus isolate YT-003-E chromosome 10, BCGSAC_Cfer_1.0, whole genome shotgun sequence DNA region includes the following protein-coding sequences:
- the CHRM1 gene encoding muscarinic acetylcholine receptor M1, which codes for MNTSAPPAVSPNITVLAPGKGPWQVAFIGITTGLLSLATVTGNLLVLISFKVNTELKTVNNYFLLSLACADLIIGTVSMNLYTTYLLMGHWALGTLACDLWLALDYVASNASVMNLLLISFDRYFSVTRPLSYRAKRTPRRAALMIGLAWLVSFVLWAPAILFWQYLVGERTVLAGQCYIQFLSQPIITFGTAMAAFYLPVTVMCTLYWRIYRETENRARELAALQGSETPGKGGGSSSSSERSQPGAEGSPETPPGRCCRCCRAPRLLQAYSWKEEEEEDEGSMESLTSSEGEEPGSEVVIKMPMVDPEAQAPAKQPPRSSPNTVKRPTRKGRERAGKSQKPRGKEQLAKRKTFSLVKEKKAARTLSAILLAFILTWTPYNIMVLVSTFCKDCVPETLWELGYWLCYVNSTINPLCYALCNKAFRDTFRLLLLCRWDKRRWRKIPKRPGSVHRTPSRQC